One part of the Parabacteroides distasonis ATCC 8503 genome encodes these proteins:
- a CDS encoding DUF5686 and carboxypeptidase-like regulatory domain-containing protein: MGKRIVFIWLLLAFAWVAKSQNYMIKGIVTDSITGEPLPYVAVILKGTTIGATTDLDGAFTLSSSSKVRTLQVSYLGYTEKELKFVPGKAEHLKIQLAPTSINLSEVIIKPGKERYRKKDNPAVTFIKNAIARRESNDPRNHDYFRYDQYEKMVFAMNDYQPKPKKDGKAGKFDFLTEFIDTLEVGKTILPVSEREKIQTVYYRKDPKTEKRVVQATKAAGVDEVFSRDGMQQFLNEVFREVNIFQNDIPLFLNRFVSPMSTMGPNFYKYYLLDTVEVAGQKCVDLGFAPFTPETFGFTGHLFITLDSTYFVQKVKLNVPKKINLNFVGGMTIEQTFDRAPDGTRIITKDDINVDFKLTEKSKGMYARRLNIYSNQAFEGPDDPKVFEESAPIIIPMEAYRRSADFWEENRPTEAGTRKQNNVELLMAKLRSVPIFYVTEKVVSILTSGYIATNKIPEKSKFEFGPMNTYISGNAIEGARFRVGGTTTTAFSKRLFLDGYLAYGSKDRKLKYDGIVEYSFIDKKDYRKEFPVHSIRFEYLYDINQLGQQYMYTNKDNMFLALKRQKDTRATYLRNMELTYYREHYNGWAYGAVLRNFKEYSTGYAAFDRIGPDGQITATDSYRMSEVEFKFRFAPNEKFYQTRNYRYPITLDAPVFTLNHTMAFQDVLGSSYDYQKTEIGIQKRFWFSAFGYVDILAKAGKVWTKAPYPLLILPNANLSYLVQPESYTNMNAMEFINDEYASWDITYFMNGALLNRIPLIKKLKWREVFSFRGMFGHLTDKNNPYISEQNEGLFLFPQGSYLMDPSTPYMEAGVGIENIFKFLRLDYVWRLTYKDHPGIQTKGIRFMMKLSF; the protein is encoded by the coding sequence ATGGGGAAGAGAATTGTTTTTATATGGCTTTTATTGGCGTTCGCTTGGGTAGCGAAGAGCCAGAACTACATGATAAAAGGAATCGTGACTGATTCCATTACGGGAGAACCTTTGCCTTATGTGGCTGTGATTTTGAAGGGAACTACGATAGGTGCTACGACAGATCTGGATGGGGCTTTTACGCTCTCCTCTTCATCTAAGGTACGTACTTTACAGGTCTCTTATTTGGGTTATACGGAGAAAGAATTGAAATTCGTTCCGGGTAAAGCGGAACATTTGAAGATTCAGCTAGCTCCGACAAGTATTAATTTGTCGGAGGTGATCATCAAGCCGGGAAAGGAAAGATATCGGAAGAAGGATAATCCTGCGGTTACCTTTATCAAAAACGCTATCGCACGTCGGGAGAGCAACGATCCTCGTAATCATGATTATTTTCGGTATGATCAATACGAGAAGATGGTCTTCGCTATGAACGATTACCAACCGAAACCGAAAAAGGATGGAAAGGCGGGAAAGTTTGACTTCTTGACTGAGTTTATCGATACGTTGGAGGTGGGAAAGACGATCTTGCCGGTATCCGAACGTGAGAAAATCCAGACCGTTTATTATCGTAAAGACCCGAAGACGGAAAAGAGGGTCGTTCAGGCTACGAAAGCGGCTGGTGTGGATGAGGTCTTCTCACGAGACGGTATGCAACAGTTCTTGAATGAGGTATTCCGGGAAGTGAATATCTTCCAGAATGATATTCCTTTGTTCTTGAACCGTTTCGTTAGCCCTATGTCTACGATGGGACCTAACTTCTATAAATATTATTTGCTAGACACGGTGGAGGTCGCCGGACAGAAGTGTGTGGATTTGGGTTTCGCTCCGTTTACTCCGGAGACGTTCGGCTTTACGGGACATCTTTTTATCACGTTGGATTCTACTTATTTCGTGCAGAAGGTTAAGTTGAATGTCCCGAAGAAGATCAACTTGAATTTTGTCGGTGGAATGACGATCGAGCAGACTTTCGACCGTGCCCCGGATGGGACTCGTATCATTACGAAAGATGATATCAACGTGGACTTCAAATTGACGGAGAAATCGAAAGGAATGTATGCCCGCCGTTTGAATATCTATTCGAATCAAGCATTTGAGGGACCCGATGATCCTAAAGTATTCGAGGAGAGCGCACCTATTATTATACCGATGGAAGCTTATCGCCGTTCGGCGGATTTCTGGGAGGAGAATCGTCCTACTGAGGCGGGAACTCGCAAGCAGAATAACGTGGAGTTGCTAATGGCGAAACTTCGTTCCGTTCCTATTTTCTATGTGACGGAGAAGGTTGTTTCGATCCTTACCTCCGGTTATATCGCGACGAATAAGATTCCGGAGAAGAGCAAGTTCGAGTTTGGTCCGATGAACACCTATATCAGTGGTAACGCGATTGAGGGGGCCCGCTTCCGTGTCGGTGGAACCACGACAACGGCGTTCAGTAAACGTCTTTTCTTGGATGGTTATTTGGCTTATGGATCGAAAGACCGCAAGTTGAAATATGATGGTATCGTAGAATATTCTTTTATCGATAAGAAGGATTATCGGAAAGAATTTCCCGTGCATTCTATTCGGTTTGAGTACCTATATGATATTAACCAGTTAGGTCAGCAGTATATGTATACCAACAAGGATAATATGTTCTTAGCCTTGAAGCGGCAGAAGGATACACGTGCCACCTATTTAAGGAATATGGAACTGACCTATTACCGTGAACATTATAACGGCTGGGCTTATGGGGCGGTACTTCGGAATTTTAAGGAATACTCAACCGGTTACGCCGCATTCGACCGTATCGGTCCGGATGGCCAGATCACGGCTACCGATTCCTACCGGATGTCGGAAGTGGAGTTTAAGTTCCGTTTTGCCCCGAATGAGAAATTCTACCAGACTCGTAATTACCGTTATCCGATTACGCTTGACGCACCGGTATTCACCTTGAACCATACGATGGCTTTCCAAGATGTATTAGGTAGTTCGTATGATTATCAGAAGACGGAGATCGGTATCCAGAAACGCTTCTGGTTCTCTGCTTTCGGTTATGTGGATATTCTCGCTAAAGCAGGTAAAGTTTGGACAAAAGCCCCTTATCCTTTGTTGATCTTGCCAAACGCAAACTTGTCGTATTTGGTGCAACCGGAATCTTATACGAATATGAATGCGATGGAGTTCATCAACGATGAGTACGCTTCGTGGGATATTACTTATTTCATGAACGGAGCCTTGTTGAACCGTATCCCGCTTATCAAGAAGTTAAAATGGAGAGAGGTCTTTTCTTTCCGGGGTATGTTCGGACACTTGACGGATAAGAATAATCCGTATATCAGTGAGCAGAATGAAGGCTTGTTCTTATTCCCGCAGGGCTCTTACCTGATGGACCCGTCTACTCCTTATATGGAGGCGGGTGTCGGTATCGAGAATATCTTTAAGTTCTTGCGTTTGGATTATGTATGGCGTCTGACCTATAAGGATCATCCGGGCATCCAGACAAAGGGTATACGTTTTATGATGAAGCTATCCTTCTAG
- the dinB gene encoding DNA polymerase IV: MDAFYASVEQRDNPELRGKPLAVGHAEQRGVVAAASYEARKYGVRSAMASQKAKRLCPDLIFVHGRMDVYKSVSRQIHEIFHDYTDIIEPLSLDEAFLDVTDNKQGISLAVDIAKEIKKRIWENLNLIASAGVSYNKFLAKIASDYRKPNGLCTIHPSQALDFIARLPIESFWGVGPVTARKMHTLGIHNGLQLRECSGEMLTRQFGKAGILYYEFARGIDNRPVEAVRIRKSVGCEHTLEKDISRKSSVIIELYHVATELIGRLERSGFKGNTLTLKVKFHDFNQITRSLSRPEELTTLDKILPLAKELLKEVEYTEHPIRLIGLSVSNPVKEEPHTKDRWEQLSFEFSDWK, translated from the coding sequence ATGGATGCCTTTTATGCCTCGGTGGAACAACGAGACAATCCGGAGTTGCGAGGAAAACCCCTAGCGGTCGGGCATGCGGAGCAGAGAGGCGTAGTAGCCGCCGCTAGCTACGAGGCCCGGAAATATGGGGTACGTTCCGCCATGGCGTCTCAAAAAGCCAAACGTTTATGCCCGGACCTGATATTCGTACACGGAAGGATGGACGTATATAAATCCGTCTCACGCCAGATCCACGAGATCTTCCACGATTATACGGATATCATAGAACCCCTTTCCTTGGATGAAGCCTTCTTGGATGTCACCGATAATAAACAAGGCATCTCTCTCGCTGTAGATATCGCCAAGGAGATCAAGAAACGGATCTGGGAAAACTTGAACCTGATAGCGTCAGCGGGAGTCTCCTACAACAAATTTCTAGCGAAAATAGCCTCGGATTATCGAAAGCCCAATGGATTATGCACCATCCATCCAAGCCAAGCCCTCGATTTCATAGCACGTCTTCCCATTGAGTCCTTTTGGGGAGTAGGCCCCGTAACAGCCCGGAAAATGCATACACTCGGTATCCACAACGGGCTGCAATTACGGGAATGTTCGGGGGAGATGCTTACCCGCCAGTTCGGAAAGGCGGGAATACTTTATTATGAGTTTGCCAGAGGTATAGACAACCGTCCCGTAGAAGCGGTACGAATCCGGAAGTCGGTAGGTTGCGAGCATACGCTAGAAAAAGATATCTCCCGCAAATCCTCTGTTATCATCGAGCTTTATCACGTAGCGACCGAACTTATCGGCAGGCTGGAACGTTCCGGATTCAAGGGAAACACACTTACCTTAAAGGTCAAGTTCCACGATTTCAACCAAATCACGAGAAGCCTCAGCCGTCCGGAAGAGTTAACAACCTTAGATAAGATCCTTCCCTTGGCCAAGGAATTGCTGAAAGAAGTGGAATATACCGAGCATCCCATCCGACTGATCGGCCTATCCGTATCTAATCCCGTAAAAGAGGAGCCTCATACGAAAGACCGTTGGGAACAATTAAGTTTTGAGTTCAGCGACTGGAAATAA
- a CDS encoding nucleotidyltransferase, producing the protein MKPTLFVLAAGMGSRYGGLKQLDGLGPNGETIMDYSIFDAIRGGFGKLVFVIRKSFEKDFREKIISKYENHIPVEVVFQDLNDLPEGFTCPEGREKPWGTNHAVLMGKKVINEPFAVINADDFYGRDSFAVLGKQLSEMDGKKNDYCMVGYRVGNTLSESGSVARGVCATNEEGYLTGVVERTAIERIDGDIQFVDENGKKVVLEENTPVSMNMWGFTPDYFEYSEEYFKEFLKANMGNLKSEYFIPLMVNKLITEGTARVKVLDTTSKWFGVTYAADRQGVVDKIQALVDAGEYPSKLF; encoded by the coding sequence ATGAAACCTACATTATTTGTATTGGCAGCCGGAATGGGTAGTCGTTATGGAGGATTAAAACAATTGGACGGCCTAGGTCCCAATGGCGAGACCATCATGGACTATTCTATTTTCGATGCTATTCGTGGCGGGTTCGGTAAACTTGTATTCGTTATCCGCAAATCTTTCGAGAAAGACTTCCGTGAGAAAATCATCTCCAAATATGAGAACCATATCCCGGTTGAAGTCGTATTCCAAGATTTGAACGATCTTCCGGAGGGCTTCACTTGCCCGGAGGGACGTGAGAAACCGTGGGGAACCAACCATGCCGTATTGATGGGCAAGAAGGTTATCAATGAGCCTTTCGCCGTAATCAACGCCGATGATTTCTACGGACGTGACAGCTTCGCCGTATTAGGCAAGCAATTGTCTGAGATGGATGGCAAGAAGAATGATTATTGCATGGTAGGCTACCGTGTAGGTAATACGTTGAGCGAGAGCGGTTCCGTAGCACGTGGTGTTTGCGCCACGAACGAGGAAGGTTATCTGACAGGCGTCGTGGAGCGTACCGCTATCGAACGTATCGACGGAGATATCCAGTTTGTAGACGAGAACGGAAAGAAGGTCGTATTGGAAGAAAATACGCCGGTATCCATGAATATGTGGGGCTTCACTCCCGATTACTTCGAGTATTCCGAGGAATATTTCAAGGAGTTCCTAAAAGCCAATATGGGTAATTTAAAGAGTGAATATTTCATCCCGTTGATGGTAAATAAATTGATCACGGAAGGAACAGCCCGTGTGAAAGTATTGGATACAACCTCCAAATGGTTCGGCGTAACTTACGCGGCGGATCGTCAAGGCGTTGTGGATAAGATCCAAGCCTTGGTAGACGCAGGCGAATATCCAAGCAAATTATTCTGA
- a CDS encoding aldo/keto reductase: MRKYNEISRRGFLRSAVLAGTGICASSVFNGMVACEGVNRQGPSALDCKTNAVVGVKRTLGSGTASMVVSAMGFGCMGLNHHRGQHPGKKQVIALVHEAIDRGVTLFDTAESYGYQTNERLVGEALKGYSDRVFVTTKFGHKFVDGVQIKTEEDSSPNNIRKVCENSLRNLGVETLGMFYQHRADPNTPIEVVAETVNELIREGKVLHFGLCEVNADTIRRAHRICPVTAIQSEYHLMHRAVEESVLPLCEELGIGFVPYSPINRGFLGGLINEYTRFDPENDNRQDLPRFQPEAIRANMRIVEVLNAFGRTRGITPAQVALAWLMNKKPWIVAIPGTTKLSHLEENLRAADIIFTASEMRELEDAVSAIPVVGSRYNALQESKVQK; this comes from the coding sequence ATGAGAAAGTACAATGAGATAAGCCGTCGGGGATTTTTGAGGTCGGCGGTATTGGCAGGAACAGGGATCTGTGCTTCTTCCGTATTCAATGGAATGGTTGCCTGTGAGGGCGTGAACAGGCAAGGACCCTCGGCCTTGGATTGTAAAACTAATGCCGTGGTCGGTGTAAAGCGGACATTGGGAAGTGGTACGGCTTCCATGGTTGTATCGGCTATGGGATTTGGTTGTATGGGATTGAATCATCATCGCGGCCAGCATCCCGGCAAGAAGCAAGTAATCGCTTTGGTACATGAGGCCATCGATCGTGGTGTTACTTTGTTCGACACGGCAGAGAGCTATGGTTATCAAACGAATGAACGATTAGTTGGCGAAGCGTTGAAAGGTTATTCGGACCGGGTATTTGTAACTACTAAATTTGGGCATAAGTTTGTGGATGGCGTACAAATCAAGACAGAGGAAGATAGTTCTCCCAACAATATACGTAAGGTGTGCGAGAACTCGCTTCGCAATCTTGGAGTAGAAACTCTCGGTATGTTTTACCAGCATCGTGCGGACCCGAACACTCCGATTGAGGTCGTCGCTGAGACCGTGAACGAATTGATCAGAGAAGGCAAGGTATTGCATTTCGGACTTTGCGAGGTGAATGCCGATACCATCCGCCGTGCCCATAGGATCTGCCCTGTTACGGCTATACAGAGTGAATATCATTTGATGCATCGTGCCGTGGAGGAGAGCGTATTGCCGTTGTGTGAGGAATTGGGTATTGGTTTTGTTCCTTATAGTCCGATAAATCGAGGCTTTTTGGGAGGCTTGATTAACGAGTATACTCGATTTGATCCGGAAAACGACAATCGTCAAGATTTACCTCGTTTTCAACCGGAAGCTATCCGTGCCAATATGCGGATCGTGGAAGTGCTGAATGCTTTTGGGAGGACACGGGGGATCACGCCCGCACAAGTTGCCTTGGCATGGTTAATGAATAAGAAACCTTGGATCGTAGCTATACCGGGGACTACGAAGCTGTCTCATCTGGAGGAGAATTTACGTGCTGCGGATATCATTTTCACGGCTAGCGAAATGAGAGAATTAGAGGATGCCGTTTCCGCTATCCCTGTGGTGGGAAGCCGTTATAATGCGCTACAGGAATCAAAAGTACAGAAATAG
- a CDS encoding peptidylprolyl isomerase, translated as MRRILTMLFVSVFMLSLCPLHAQETETLVLIDTDMGKIKVKLFNDTPLHRDNFIKNVKEHRYDGLLFHRVIKQFMIQGGDINSKDAPLDAHLGDGDLDYTIPAEFVYPKYFHKRGMLCAARTPDEENPEKASSATQFYIVTGKFFTEMELDKMTKEKGIKFTPEQKEAYMLEGGTPHLDGNYTVFGEVIQGMKVVDKIQFVETNAEDRPTKNIKIKSMKLIEK; from the coding sequence ATGAGACGGATTCTTACGATGTTGTTTGTTTCGGTATTTATGCTTTCGCTATGCCCGCTGCATGCGCAAGAGACTGAGACATTGGTGCTGATTGATACGGATATGGGTAAGATTAAGGTGAAACTGTTCAACGACACGCCGTTGCACAGGGATAATTTTATCAAGAACGTAAAAGAACACCGTTACGATGGATTATTGTTCCATCGGGTTATCAAGCAATTCATGATACAAGGAGGCGATATCAACTCGAAAGACGCTCCCTTGGACGCACATCTGGGCGACGGAGATCTAGATTACACCATCCCCGCCGAGTTCGTGTATCCGAAATATTTCCATAAGCGGGGAATGCTCTGTGCCGCACGTACCCCGGATGAGGAGAATCCCGAGAAGGCCTCATCAGCGACTCAATTCTATATCGTAACCGGAAAGTTCTTTACGGAGATGGAGCTAGATAAGATGACCAAGGAGAAAGGCATCAAGTTTACGCCGGAGCAAAAAGAAGCCTATATGCTGGAAGGCGGAACGCCTCATCTGGACGGCAACTATACGGTGTTCGGAGAGGTTATACAGGGTATGAAAGTCGTGGATAAGATACAGTTCGTCGAGACGAACGCCGAAGACAGGCCCACGAAGAACATAAAGATCAAGTCAATGAAACTCATAGAAAAATAA
- a CDS encoding MBL fold metallo-hydrolase: protein MRASILAILILGGIVLNIKAQFSYNEKGQAIPPASQPFCKEAFESTGHTVIRWLGNAGFLINSRGTCLMVDPMLKGFDMPLLINMPIAPKDVPHLDAVLITHCDNDHYSVPTCTEMSSVCREYHSTFYMDSLMEAQGLNSFGHRIGETFNVGPISIKLTPAYHTWQNEYPGYTREFKVEDYCGFLMKTPDGLIWAPGDSRFLPEFLELPAPDVIFFDFSDDSWHIGLEGAIKIANAYPKAQLLLSHWGTVDAPDMKPFNADPKMLEERIFNPERVHVLAPGEAFDLVALSSSEGEQSAETLIFPADAKASSEYNTGDVYVSLLKESGNTMIAHFIFKPYSRNFWHYHPDAEQTLLVLDGEGYYQEEGGEKRVIRKGDVIVTPPNVRHWNGATPGSSIVCMTITEHAIENHAVQLRAVTDKEYDR from the coding sequence ATGAGAGCAAGTATCTTAGCTATTTTAATTTTAGGGGGGATTGTCTTAAACATAAAGGCTCAGTTTTCTTATAATGAAAAGGGTCAAGCCATCCCTCCTGCATCACAACCTTTCTGCAAAGAGGCTTTTGAGTCAACCGGGCATACGGTTATACGCTGGTTGGGGAACGCTGGCTTTCTGATTAATAGCCGTGGTACGTGTTTGATGGTCGATCCTATGTTGAAGGGATTTGATATGCCTTTGTTAATAAATATGCCGATCGCCCCTAAAGATGTTCCCCATTTGGATGCGGTATTGATCACTCATTGCGACAATGATCATTACAGTGTTCCTACTTGTACGGAAATGTCTTCTGTATGCCGGGAATATCATTCTACATTCTACATGGATTCTTTGATGGAAGCACAGGGTTTGAACTCTTTCGGACATCGTATCGGGGAGACTTTTAATGTTGGTCCGATTTCTATCAAGTTAACTCCGGCTTACCATACGTGGCAAAATGAGTATCCGGGATATACGCGTGAATTTAAGGTTGAAGATTATTGTGGTTTCCTCATGAAAACACCGGATGGCTTAATTTGGGCACCGGGAGATTCCCGCTTTCTTCCTGAGTTCTTGGAATTACCTGCCCCGGACGTGATTTTCTTTGATTTTTCGGATGATTCATGGCATATAGGATTGGAGGGAGCCATAAAGATCGCAAATGCTTATCCTAAAGCGCAGCTTCTCCTGTCTCATTGGGGAACGGTGGATGCTCCCGATATGAAACCATTCAATGCCGACCCTAAAATGCTAGAAGAGCGTATCTTCAATCCGGAACGTGTTCATGTCTTAGCCCCGGGAGAAGCTTTTGACCTTGTAGCTCTCAGCTCTAGCGAGGGTGAACAAAGTGCCGAGACATTGATTTTCCCTGCTGACGCAAAGGCTTCGTCGGAGTATAATACGGGGGATGTCTATGTCTCCTTGTTGAAGGAGTCTGGTAATACGATGATCGCGCATTTTATATTCAAACCTTACAGTCGTAATTTCTGGCATTACCATCCGGATGCCGAACAAACCTTGTTAGTACTTGATGGAGAAGGATATTATCAAGAGGAAGGAGGAGAGAAACGTGTGATCCGGAAGGGTGATGTGATCGTGACACCTCCTAATGTACGCCATTGGAATGGGGCGACACCGGGTAGCTCTATCGTGTGTATGACCATTACGGAACATGCGATCGAGAATCATGCCGTACAGCTCCGGGCTGTGACGGATAAGGAGTATGACCGATGA
- a CDS encoding peptidylprolyl isomerase — MENQATETKVLMHTNKGDIKLKLYNDTPLHRDNFIKLVKEGQYNGLLFHRVIKDFMIQGGDVTSKDAPMNKQLGAGDLGYTVPAEFRYPKYFHKKGTLCAARTGDEVNPEKASSASQFYIVTGKKYSEQELNQMEKQLEGRLKQEIFARLQNENKSKIMEFYRSGNKEELAILRDTLIGKTELEAEKRKDEVKLNPELREAYKNVGGVPFLDNQYTVYGEVVEGMDVVDAIQSSKTNKQDRPTENIVINSVEIL; from the coding sequence ATGGAAAATCAAGCAACTGAGACAAAGGTGCTTATGCACACCAACAAAGGAGATATAAAGTTGAAATTATATAACGACACGCCATTACATCGTGATAACTTTATCAAGTTGGTAAAAGAAGGGCAATATAACGGCTTGCTGTTCCACCGTGTGATCAAGGATTTCATGATACAAGGAGGTGACGTAACTTCCAAGGATGCCCCAATGAACAAGCAACTGGGAGCGGGCGATCTGGGCTATACCGTTCCCGCCGAATTCCGTTACCCGAAATATTTCCATAAGAAAGGAACCCTTTGCGCCGCACGTACCGGAGACGAAGTGAACCCGGAAAAGGCCTCTTCCGCCTCCCAATTCTATATCGTAACGGGGAAAAAGTATTCGGAACAAGAGTTGAACCAGATGGAAAAGCAACTGGAAGGCCGTCTGAAACAAGAGATATTCGCCCGCCTGCAAAACGAGAACAAGTCTAAGATCATGGAATTCTATCGCAGTGGTAACAAGGAAGAACTGGCGATCCTTCGTGATACCTTGATCGGCAAGACCGAGCTGGAGGCCGAGAAGCGGAAAGACGAGGTAAAGTTAAACCCGGAACTCCGTGAGGCTTACAAGAATGTAGGTGGCGTACCGTTCCTCGACAATCAATACACGGTTTACGGAGAAGTGGTGGAAGGCATGGATGTCGTAGACGCCATACAGTCCTCCAAGACCAACAAGCAAGATCGTCCGACCGAGAATATCGTCATTAACTCCGTAGAGATCTTATAA
- a CDS encoding alpha/beta hydrolase yields MRPVFILGIILLLVGCKQRDERVLMVDEQGSFAVGGTVLVDSLGHTFHGDHAYVFYQKPVGARKYPLVFAHGVGQFSKTWETTPDGREGFQNIFLRRRFCVYLVDQPRRGNAGRGTESVTISPAFDEEVWFNRFRVGIWPDYFEGVQFKRDKETLDQYFRQMTPTIGTTDFEVYSDAYAALFDKIGPGVFITHSQGGPVGWNTLLKTRNIKAIASYEPGGAVPFPEGQLPEEAKFITLSKKMEGIEVPMSVFMEYTKVPIVIYYGDNLPETDERPELYEWTRRLRLMKIWAKMLNDQGGDVTVIHLPEVGLHGNTHFPMSDLNNIEVADLLSEWLHTKALD; encoded by the coding sequence ATGAGACCTGTTTTTATACTTGGTATCATTCTCTTGCTTGTTGGATGTAAACAGCGAGATGAGCGTGTTCTGATGGTGGATGAGCAAGGCAGCTTCGCTGTTGGAGGTACGGTCTTGGTTGATTCATTAGGGCATACTTTTCATGGCGACCATGCGTACGTATTTTATCAAAAGCCGGTCGGAGCGAGGAAATACCCATTGGTATTCGCCCATGGTGTAGGGCAGTTTTCTAAGACATGGGAAACCACACCCGACGGGCGTGAGGGCTTCCAGAATATTTTCTTACGTCGCCGGTTTTGTGTCTATCTTGTCGATCAGCCTCGTAGAGGGAACGCCGGTAGAGGTACGGAGAGCGTGACAATTTCTCCGGCGTTTGACGAGGAGGTTTGGTTTAACCGTTTTCGTGTAGGTATCTGGCCGGATTATTTTGAAGGAGTACAGTTTAAGCGGGATAAGGAAACCTTGGACCAATACTTTCGTCAAATGACGCCGACTATTGGCACGACGGATTTTGAGGTCTATTCGGATGCCTACGCCGCTTTGTTCGACAAGATAGGCCCGGGCGTATTTATTACCCATTCGCAAGGCGGGCCCGTTGGATGGAATACATTGCTTAAGACGAGAAACATTAAGGCTATCGCATCATACGAACCGGGTGGAGCGGTTCCTTTTCCGGAAGGGCAATTGCCGGAGGAGGCTAAGTTTATTACGCTTTCCAAGAAAATGGAAGGCATTGAAGTACCTATGTCCGTATTCATGGAATATACCAAGGTCCCTATCGTCATTTATTATGGAGATAATTTACCCGAAACCGATGAGCGTCCGGAGTTATATGAATGGACACGCCGTTTGCGCTTGATGAAGATATGGGCAAAAATGCTGAATGATCAGGGTGGGGATGTCACCGTTATTCATTTACCGGAGGTAGGATTACATGGCAATACCCATTTCCCTATGTCGGATTTAAATAATATAGAGGTTGCGGATTTGCTTTCTGAATGGTTACATACAAAAGCTTTGGACTAG